A genomic window from Triticum urartu cultivar G1812 chromosome 7, Tu2.1, whole genome shotgun sequence includes:
- the LOC125519792 gene encoding probable dolichyl-diphosphooligosaccharide--protein glycosyltransferase subunit 3, with protein MAMAIFPRLLLPLLLAAAAASALAGANDLVGELQSLRSRSPAGVIHLTDTSVTRFLSSPAPRPYSVLVFFDATSLHSKTDLHLPQLRREFALLSASFHANNPDSSDLFFADIEFSESQHSFSQFGVNSLPHVRLIRPEHSRLADSEQMDQSHFSRLADSMVEFVEARTGLEVGPIVRPPLVSRNQMILLGLLFLISIPFGIKRIMEGDTLLHDRKLWMAGALFVYFFSVSGGMYGIIRHTPMFITDREDPNKLVFFYQGSGMQLGAEGFAVGFLYTLVGLMIAVMTHLLVKVESLQTQRFAMLAIMAVGWWAVRKVIYLDNWKTGYGIHTFWPSSWR; from the coding sequence ATGGCCATGGCGATCTTcccccgcctcctcctcccgctcctccTCGCGGCGGCGGCCGCCTCCGCCCTCGCCGGCGCCAACGACCTGGTCGGCGAGCTCCAGTCCCTCCGCTCCCGCTCCCCCGCCGGCGTGATCCACCTCACCGACACCTCCGTCACCCGCTTCCTCTCCTCGCCGGCCCCGCGCCCCTACTCCGTGCTCGTCTTCTTCGACGCCACCTCGCTCCACTCCAAGACCGACCTCCACCTCCCCCAGCTCCGCCGCGAGTTCGCGCTCCTCTCCGCCTCCTTCCACGCCAACAACCCCGACTCCTCCGACCTCTTCTTCGCCGACATCGAGTTCTCCGAGTCGCAGCACTCCTTCTCCCAGTTCGGCGTCAACTCCCTCCCCCACGTCCGCCTCATCCGCCCGGAGCACTCCCGCCTCGCCGACTCCGAGCAGATGGACCAGTCCCACTTCTCCCGCCTCGCCGACTCCATGGTCGAGTTCGTGGAGGCCCGCACCGGCCTCGAGGTCGGCCCCATCGTCCGCCCGCCTCTCGTCTCCCGCAACCAGATGATCCTGCTCGGCCTCCTGTTCCTGATCTCCATCCCGTTCGGGATCAAGAGGATCATGGAAGGGGACACCCTGCTTCATGACCGCAAGCTTTGGATGGCCGGGGCGCTGTTCGTCTACTTCTTCAGCGTCTCAGGGGGCATGTACGGGATCATCAGGCATACGCCCATGTTCATCACGGACCGGGAGGATCCAAACAAGCTCGTCTTCTTCTACCAGGGTTCGGGGATGCAGCTCGGCGCAGAGGGGTTTGCCGTGGGTTTCCTGTACACCCTCGTGGGGCTGATGATAGCTGTGATGACACACTTGCTGGTGAAGGTGGAGAGCCTGCAGACACAGCGATTTGCGATGCTGGCAATCATGGCGGTTGGGTGGTGGGCAGTCAGGAAGGTGATTTACCTGGATAACTGGAAGACTGGATATGGCATTCATACCTTCTGGCCAAGTAGCTGGAGGTAA
- the LOC125520749 gene encoding stromal cell-derived factor 2-like protein: MAASVLALAVALLLGASSRVDHGAAAAPVSEEGLQVTYGSTVKLMHEKTKVRLHSHDVAYGSGSGQQSVTGFPEIDDSNSYWVVRPTLDSSAKQGDAIETGSIIRLQHMRTRRWLHSHLHASPLSGNLEVSCFGGDGQSDTGDYWRLEIEGKDKVWKRDQKVRLRHVDTGGYLHSHNKKYNRLGGGQQEVCGVRDKRAENIWSTAEGVYLPVDESK, translated from the exons ATGGCCGCGTCCGTCCTCGCGCTCGCCGTGGCGCTCCTCCTCGGCGCCAGCTCCCGGGTCGACCACGGCGCGGCCGCCGCCCCCGTGTCGGAAGAGGGGCTCCAG GTGACCTACGGGAGCACGGTGAAGCTGATGCACGAGAAGACCAAGGTGAGGCTTCACTCGCACGACGTGGCCTatggctccggcagcggccagcagtccGTCACCGGTTTCCCCGAGATCGACGACTCCAATAGCTACTGG GTCGTGAGACCTACTCTTGATTCATCTGCCAAACAAGGTGATGCTATTGAAACTGGTAGCATCATCAGGTTGCAACATATGAGGACACGAAGATGGTTACATAGCCACCTGCATGCTTCACCATTATCTGGTAACCTAGAG GTTAGCTGTTTTGGTGGGGATGGACAATCAGATACCGGTGACTATTGGAG GCTAGAAATTGAGGGAAAGGACAAGGTATGGAAGCGAGATCAGAAGGTAAGATTGCGTCATGTTGATACGGGAGGTTATCTGCACAGTCACAACAAGAAGTATAACAGGCTTGGTGGTGGGCAGCAAGAG GTCTGTGGTGTTCGAGACAAGCGAGCTGAGAATATTTGGTCGACAGCGGAGGGCGTTTATCTCCCAGTCGATGAAAGCAAGTGA